The Macaca fascicularis isolate 582-1 chromosome 14, T2T-MFA8v1.1 genome contains the following window.
CACAGGCCGCCAGTGGCTGAGAGAAGCGGGCagtgggggcagggcagggctgccaGGGGCACTCGCACCGTTCACTCAGGGTCGGCCGTGGCATTTGGCTTTGCTGGTCCCTAGGGCAGCTCCTTCCCCCACACTAGGCAGGAAAGAGGCCCAGGCGGCACTTTCTGGAACCAGGCACTTTTAATCGTAGAACCGAGGGGCCTGGAGTgtgaggagggaggggcagggctgggggcagagttAGGGCCCGGGAACCCCCAGGTTAGGGTGAGGACCCTGGGGTCTGACTGGGTCAGCGTTAGGTGCCCATGTTGGGGCTGGAGGGCCCCAGGTTCAGGATGGGGCAGGGATGGAGGCCCCACAGAAGGAGGGCCGGGCTCCCGGGAGTCAGTATTGAGCCCCAGGGGCAGCAGCCTGGGGTCAGTGTCCTGGGGCTGGGACAGGACCCAGATCAGGACCCAGCCTGTCAGTCATAGTCCCCATCGTCAAATTTGGTGCTGAAGAAGGCGGCAGAGTCCTTGGCCAGCCGGGCCAGGTGCAGGGCACCAGTCACCACCAGCCCCAGGAGCAGCAGGGGCGGCACCAGCGTCCACATCGCGGCCAGGATGTTGTAGCACTTGGCCTTGGAGCCAAAACGCCGCGCCGCTTCCAGGTCGCCAACCACCTTCTGATCTCGGGCCTGCAGAGAGACCGCAGGGCCAGATGGCTTTGTGTCCTTGGGGCCTGGGGGccattccccacccccacccagggcACCTGGAAGGCCCCTGCTGGACCCAAAATCTGGATGGAGGGTTGTGGCCTGAGGAGATACTCCCCGGGGCCCCAGCTATGGACCCAGGGGCCCTCCCAGGCCAGTGTCAGCCTATCAGAGTTCTCTACGGGTGAGGGTCCTCCAGGGTGCAGAGACACCCCCAACCCTGCCACCCAGGAGCTGAAGTCAAAGGGACCTCTGTTCCAGGAGACCCCAGCACGTGAAACCCCTTGATTGCAGAGACCTCTGTGGGTGCCTCCCATGGCCTCTGTGCTCTTGGACGCGCCAGACCCCCTTAAGAAGAGGCCCCGTGTTTAATGGAGAGGCCCCTGGCCTTGCCTTCCTGAGGAGCTCCTTCCAGGCCATACTGATGGTGTCCCCTTCACAAGCGGTACCCACAGAGCCCCTCAGACAAGCGGagccccccgccgcccccagcACGGTGAAGACCCCCCACGGAGCTCCCCACCCGTCCCCCACCCACCTTGGTAGGGCCCCCGCCCACCTTGATGGAGTAGGCCAGCGCCAGGAAACCAAGGCAGCACAGGTTCAGATAGAGGGTGCTGAACACTGACCAGATCAGGTGGTCTCGAGGTGGGGGGTGCGGGGCCCCCAGTGTGAGGGCTGTGTGGGCACGGGCCTTGCTGGGCGTGGGGGCCCGGGGGTCCTCGCGGGGATACGCGGTGTCCATGGGTTCCAGCGCCGTCTCTTCCACACTTAGACTGGTGCTGGGAGGGTGGGCACCCACTCACTTATAGCCCTGCTgccctcccagcccagcccctccaTGCTATATATAACACAAATTACAGCCTGCAGCCCGAGGGTGCGGCCCGCCCCTTAGCCCCCACCCCAGGAAGCCCCTGTCCGAGGCTGCCGTGGACCACCCAGCAGGGACCCTCCTGCCAGACATCCCCCCTTGGAAGGCCACTGCCGGGCAGTGGCAGAGACCCCCACCCACACAcctcatccccccacccccatcaaaCGCAGTGGGCAGACCATTGGCCAGAGCCCCCTCCCTCCAGGCCAAGAGGGGTGGGAGGTGCTGCCTCAGGGCCACGGGTCTCACAGTTCAGGGACGTACAGGAGCCACCTCCTCAGAGCCAGAGCTGCTGACACCGCAGCCCCTCCATTCCCAGAACTCAGAACTCAACTCTGCCCCAACACTCGACGAGCAGGAACACCAGCGCCGGGCCCTAGGAGCGCTGGCGTCCCTGcaagggggaagaggagggcgGCTGTCAGAGGGCACGCGGGAGAGGAGAGAACCGCGTGGGGGGAAAGCCAGGGGGTGCAGCCTGTTAAGAACCCGCAGGGGACCCCCAGGGGCCAGCAGCAGCTGTTAACACTGGTGGCCGGATGCAGGGAGCCTGTGGGCGCCTGTGGTGGACactcccctcctcagcctcctcggCTGCCCTCCCTGATCCCAGAATGTCTGTGGTGAGTGGTCCTGCTTAGGGCTCAAGGTCCGCCCCAGTCTTGTCTCTGTGGCTGCAGATGCCTCTGCCTGCTGACGACTCACATTTATGTCTTCAGCCCAGACTGACCCCCAAAGACATTGGTTTGGTCCCCAGCTCTGGACTCACACACTGCTCTGTGGACCTCCACCCACTTCCCAACAATAGACCCCGGATCCTCCCTCCAAACCTCCTGTGCCCAGCCTTCCCCCAAGCAGTGGTGGcaactgcacccggccagaaggCTCAGCTTCCCAGTCTCGCAGTCATCCACACTCCCGAGCGCCTGGGACTGAGCTGCCCTCCCTCCTCCAGGACCCGCACTCGCCACCGGCAGGGGATGGTTGGGTAGGGGGTTCCTTGCTGCTGTGCTTGAAcctgtgaaccccaaatatctgagacaggtctccgttaatttagaaagtttgttttgccaaggttgaggacgtgCCCATGGCTCAGGCTCAGGAGGTCCCGAGGGTATGTGCCCAAGGTGGCcggagcacagtttggttttacacattctagggagacaggagacatctGTCAACAtgtgtaa
Protein-coding sequences here:
- the IFITM5 gene encoding interferon-induced transmembrane protein 5, giving the protein MDTAYPREDPRAPTPSKARAHTALTLGAPHPPPRDHLIWSVFSTLYLNLCCLGFLALAYSIKARDQKVVGDLEAARRFGSKAKCYNILAAMWTLVPPLLLLGLVVTGALHLARLAKDSAAFFSTKFDDGDYD